In Halobacteria archaeon AArc-dxtr1, the sequence GCATGACCGAAGAGGAGACGATCGAACGGTTTACCGTCTCGACGCGAACGGGGAACGTGAAGGCGATGATCGAGGTCAGCGTGGCCGTCGACGTCGATACGGCCAGCGTCGCAAACCGGATGGCCGAGTGGGAGGAGGTCGACTTCGTCTGGCAGGTTTCCGGCGAGCAAGACGTCGTCCTCGTGGTCGACGCCGCCGACACGCGCGGCGTCAACGAACTCATCACGGACGCACGCGAACAAGACGAGGTCGTCAGCACGAAGACGCGACTCATTCTCGACGAGGAGCTGGGATAGCGTCGACACGATCGCCGTCTGAACCGTCAGTCGGTGTGCTTCCGGTAGAGCGAGCGTCCCGCCTTGACCGCTGGCCAGACTGGGTTCGTTCCCCGCTCCCAGTAGAGGTTCGGGACGAGATCGCCGCCAAACTCCTCTTTGAACTGGAAGAAGCCATCCTGGAAGTCAGAGCCGGCACCGCCGAAGTCGTACGTCTCGTAACCGTTTTCGATCGCCCACTGGAAGACGTAGTCGTAGAGCAGTTCCGAACTGTGGTACTCAAAGTACTCGGCGGGGACGCCGGCGAAGAAGCCGTGGACAGTCGACCGCTGCTCGTCGAGCAGTTCCAAGAAGCCCCCCGCGTACTCCCCCTCGACGCGGAGGGTGACGAGCAGAACGTGTTCGTCCATCGCGGCCAGATGTTCGAAAAACGACCGTGGGTAGACGATTCCGTCGATATTTCTCATGCGCCGCGCGTATCGCTGGTGGAAGCGGGCGATGGCGTCGAGTGTCAGTTCGCTCTCGACGATCTCGTGGTCGGTCTCTCGGCCGCGTCTGATTGCACGGCGTTTCGAACTATCCATCTCCTCAAACACCTCGTCGTATCCTCTCGCGAGATTCAACAGGAACCGACCCTCCACACGGTTGCACTGGTATCCACGGGATCGGAAGAAGTCGCCGTACCGGAGGACGTTCGGATTGCAGGCTCGCACCTCGTGGAGGACCGTAGCGCTATCGTCCAGGCGGGCCAGCGCATCGTGAGCCAGCGAAAGCGCGTCCGCGACGTCGGTCGTCGCCAGCGGCCCCCCGAAGCCAGGGTAGATCGAGGTCAGTCGCGAAAACGGCGTCTTCGGCAGTGAGACGACGAAGTTCGGGAACAACCCGATCAGATTCGTATCCTTCTCGACGAGGACGTGTCTGGCAGGGTAGCCGAGTCCTCGTTCGATCGCTTCGAGCCACTCGTATCGGTGAAAGATCGTTCCCGCGACCGCTCGCTCGACGACATCGTTCCATTGAGCGCGGTCGACGGTTCGAATCGAATCAACGACAGTTGCAGACAGTTCCGATGAGGACGCTGTCACTCGGAGGACTGGCTCTCCGTCGTCGTCAACCTCCCGTGGGAACTGTGCGGTTCGGGGGAGCATCACGTGACGATCCGCGTGTCGTGGTCTCCCGAATTAACTCATCGTCGGGTACACTGATTTGTCGGGTTCAGACGACGGTGTAAGAGTCCCATACAGCCGATCGGTTTACTATGCCCAAGAGAGTCAGCGCTGGCCGGCGGCGTAGCGTTCGGCAATCCGGGATACGGCCGTTGACGACTTTGCCAGCACGTCTTCTGGGTGCTTGCGGCGGTGGACGTGATAGTAGCCACGCCGGAAGAGGCGATCCAGCGGCGCGTCCGCGACACGAGCCTCGACCCGTCCGTCGCGAATTGCCGCGGCCACCGCCCCGGGCGTGAGCCGG encodes:
- a CDS encoding Lrp/AsnC family transcriptional regulator codes for the protein MDELDRQILNVLRRDARTPYTEIADEVGTSEGTVRNRVERMTEEETIERFTVSTRTGNVKAMIEVSVAVDVDTASVANRMAEWEEVDFVWQVSGEQDVVLVVDAADTRGVNELITDAREQDEVVSTKTRLILDEELG
- a CDS encoding GNAT family N-acetyltransferase — protein: MLPRTAQFPREVDDDGEPVLRVTASSSELSATVVDSIRTVDRAQWNDVVERAVAGTIFHRYEWLEAIERGLGYPARHVLVEKDTNLIGLFPNFVVSLPKTPFSRLTSIYPGFGGPLATTDVADALSLAHDALARLDDSATVLHEVRACNPNVLRYGDFFRSRGYQCNRVEGRFLLNLARGYDEVFEEMDSSKRRAIRRGRETDHEIVESELTLDAIARFHQRYARRMRNIDGIVYPRSFFEHLAAMDEHVLLVTLRVEGEYAGGFLELLDEQRSTVHGFFAGVPAEYFEYHSSELLYDYVFQWAIENGYETYDFGGAGSDFQDGFFQFKEEFGGDLVPNLYWERGTNPVWPAVKAGRSLYRKHTD